The genomic segment ATGTACAACACTATCATGCTGGTCGTGGGTCTGTTTGTCGTCGGGCTATTCACATCCACCGCGTCGCGCGCTGACAACGAGTCGGGAGGCTGGTCGGTAGAAGCCATCGGCGGCGAAGCGCGTGACATCGCGATTAACACGACGCGAGGCACTTGGATGAGTCTCGACGTGAGTCCGGACGGCCGCACGCTCGCGTTTGACCTACTCGGCGACATCTACACGATGCCCATTACCGGCGGCCAAGCGACCGCCATTCACAGCGGGTTATCTTGGTCGATTCAACCTCGATTTAGCCCGGACGGCACCGAAATTGCTTTTACCAGCGATGCCGGTGGTGGCGACAACATTTGGATTATGGACGCTGACGGCGATCACCCACGTCCGCTAACGAAGGAGCGCTTTCGTCTCCTCAACAATCCCTACTGGTCGCCAGAGGGCGATTATCTCGTCGCCCGAAAGCATTTCACGACCACGCGTTCGCTGGGTACCGGAGAGATCTGGATGTACCACCGCAACGGAGGGGGTGGGATTGTTGTGGTCGAACGACCATCACCGCAACATCAAAAGGAAATAGGCGAACCGGCCATCTCACCAGATGGTCGCTACATTTATTTCAGCATGGACACCACACCGGGTGCCCGCTTTCAGTACGCGCAGGACTCAAACGGCGAGATTTTTCAGATCCGTCGTCACGACCTGCACACCGGCATCACCGAGCCGTACGTCACAGGCCCTGGCGGCGCCGTGCGTCCAACGCCATCACCCGATGGTCGCTACTTGGCCTTCGTACGCCGAATTCGTACGCAAAGCGCGTTGTTCCTCAAAGATCTAACCAACGGCGAGGAATATGCCATTTACGAACAGCTCGATCGCGATATGCAAGAAGTGTGGGGAGTCCAGGGTGTGTACCCGAATTTTGACTGGACCCCCGACTCCAACAGCATTGTCTTTTGGAGTGAAGGGGCCATCAAGCGCATCGATATACACAGCAAGCGTGTCACACCCATACCGTTTGAAGTCAACGATACACGCACGGTGTATGCGCCCCCTCGCCCGAAGTTCGATGTAGCGCCCGACGAATTCGATACGCAAATGGTGCGCAACGCTGAGGTGTCACCCGCTGGCGATCGCGTGGTGTTTGAATCGATGGGCAAGCTCTACATTAAGCGCCTGCCCGATGGCGAAGCAAAACGCCTAACCCGCGGCGACACAATCGAGTACGACCCAACCTGGTCGCGGGATGGGCGTCATATTGCCTTCGTGAGCTGGACCGATGATGGGCTTGGCCATATTGCTCAGGTTCGGTCGCGCGGCGGAAAAAGTAAAACACTCACCGCCACATCTGGCCACTTTCACGCTCCGCGGTATGCGCCGGACGGCGAGTCTATTGCGTTCGTCTCTGCACGCCTGGGCAACCTCACGTCTCCGGCTCGCACGATGCAAAACGGGGTGTTCATGGTCAGCTCGCGAGGCGGCGAGGCGCGCTTCATCACACCCGCCAGCAGCAATCCGCATTTTGGCCGTCGCAATGATCGTCTCTATGTCACTCGCGACGTCGAAGGTGGCCAAATGCTCGTGAGCATTGACCTCAATGGCGACAATCCACGCGTGCATGCGCGCGGCGAATTTCTGCGACGATTTGAAGTGGCCCCCGACGATCGCCACGTCGCCTTTCGAGAAAATTACCATATCTATGTACTACCGCTTC from the Pseudomonadota bacterium genome contains:
- a CDS encoding amidohydrolase family protein, whose product is MYNTIMLVVGLFVVGLFTSTASRADNESGGWSVEAIGGEARDIAINTTRGTWMSLDVSPDGRTLAFDLLGDIYTMPITGGQATAIHSGLSWSIQPRFSPDGTEIAFTSDAGGGDNIWIMDADGDHPRPLTKERFRLLNNPYWSPEGDYLVARKHFTTTRSLGTGEIWMYHRNGGGGIVVVERPSPQHQKEIGEPAISPDGRYIYFSMDTTPGARFQYAQDSNGEIFQIRRHDLHTGITEPYVTGPGGAVRPTPSPDGRYLAFVRRIRTQSALFLKDLTNGEEYAIYEQLDRDMQEVWGVQGVYPNFDWTPDSNSIVFWSEGAIKRIDIHSKRVTPIPFEVNDTRTVYAPPRPKFDVAPDEFDTQMVRNAEVSPAGDRVVFESMGKLYIKRLPDGEAKRLTRGDTIEYDPTWSRDGRHIAFVSWTDDGLGHIAQVRSRGGKSKTLTATSGHFHAPRYAPDGESIAFVSARLGNLTSPARTMQNGVFMVSSRGGEARFITPASSNPHFGRRNDRLYVTRDVEGGQMLVSIDLNGDNPRVHARGEFLRRFEVAPDDRHVAFRENYHIYVLPLPPGGHPLMVTTHVGSLNMTRASGDGGNFPHWSADGRALHWSLGPTLYSTPTDALFALPNEEEAAYRPPEVGVSMSRRVAADVPDSTIAFTGGRLITMRDADGGVIEHGTVVVRGNRIVAVGEKDAVEIPTDANVVDVTGKTLIPGLIDAHAHGQQSAGMMVEQNWRHYGTLALGVTTTFDPSNEATSIFAAAEMQRAGLILAPRIYSTGNIIYGARSGSFAKIDSLEEAREHVRRLKAQGAISVKNYNQPRRDQRQQVAVAAREENMLTVGEGGALYHMDLSMVADGNSAIEHNLPQETLYDDVVQFWQQTNVAYTPTLVVTYGGLTAEHYWYKERNVWEHPILSRFVPPRVLQPRSVRRITAPDEDFYHINAAAASKVLADAGVNVSIGAHGQREGLASHWEIWGFAQGGMSPVEALRTATIAAAEKLGFERDLGTLETGKLADVVVLDSNPLDDIYTTDQVNRVMLNGRLYDAQTLNEQISGTRVSRPFYWQLD